From the genome of Blautia pseudococcoides, one region includes:
- a CDS encoding Mrp/NBP35 family ATP-binding protein — protein MSEEKKQCDSKSCDKKSCEGCSHANGGGIPKEELNAFSEIKKVIGVVSGKGGVGKSFVTASLANEMASKGYRVGILDADITGPSIPRMYGIKGSATADDNGIYPILTKNDIKIMSINLLLPQEEAPVIWRGPILANMVKQFWTDVIWGELDYLFVDMPPGTGDVPLTVFQSLPVDGIVIVSSPQDLVHMIVKKAYNMAKMMKVPVIGLVENYSFVKCPDCGKEIHVFGESKVDAIGAELGVPVIAKMPLEPELAATVDAGGYADVINEYLKDSLKYLPKA, from the coding sequence ATGAGTGAAGAAAAGAAACAATGCGACAGCAAGAGCTGTGATAAAAAAAGTTGTGAGGGATGCAGCCATGCAAACGGCGGCGGAATCCCAAAAGAAGAGTTGAATGCATTTTCCGAAATTAAGAAGGTGATCGGTGTTGTCAGTGGAAAAGGCGGCGTAGGCAAATCTTTTGTCACCGCGTCACTGGCCAATGAGATGGCATCCAAGGGATACCGTGTAGGTATTCTGGATGCAGATATCACAGGGCCTTCCATCCCGAGAATGTACGGGATCAAAGGTTCCGCTACCGCGGATGACAATGGCATATATCCAATTCTGACAAAGAATGATATTAAGATCATGTCCATCAATCTGCTTTTGCCTCAGGAGGAGGCTCCGGTTATCTGGAGAGGCCCGATTCTTGCGAATATGGTAAAGCAGTTCTGGACGGATGTTATATGGGGCGAACTGGACTATCTGTTCGTGGACATGCCTCCGGGAACCGGAGATGTCCCGCTGACTGTATTCCAGTCTCTTCCGGTAGATGGAATTGTCATTGTGTCATCTCCGCAGGATTTGGTGCATATGATTGTGAAAAAAGCTTACAACATGGCCAAGATGATGAAGGTTCCGGTGATTGGTTTGGTGGAGAACTACAGCTTTGTCAAATGTCCTGACTGTGGAAAAGAGATCCATGTGTTTGGGGAGAGCAAAGTAGATGCCATCGGAGCAGAGCTGGGTGTGCCGGTAATTGCCAAGATGCCTCTGGAACCTGAGCTGGCAGCAACTGTGGACGCCGGCGGATATGCGGATGTGATCAACGAATATCTGAAGGATTCCCTAAAATATCTGCCGAAAGCCTGA
- a CDS encoding HPr family phosphocarrier protein — protein sequence MVQRQIRLNETGDVKEFVTEASKCEFDIDVFYNRVIIDAKSILGVLSMDLTRVLTVRCNGHDERFDRFLDRYAIA from the coding sequence ATGGTACAACGCCAGATTAGGTTGAATGAGACAGGCGATGTTAAGGAATTTGTCACTGAAGCCAGTAAATGCGAATTTGATATTGATGTTTTTTACAACAGAGTTATCATTGATGCGAAGTCGATCCTTGGAGTTTTAAGTATGGATTTGACACGTGTGCTCACTGTGAGATGTAATGGGCATGATGAGAGATTCGATAGATTTCTGGACAGATATGCGATTGCTTAG
- the selD gene encoding selenide, water dikinase SelD: protein MSAGVKLTEFSKSAGCAAKIGPGILAEVVGRLPAVMDENLLVGVETADDAAVYRVSDEVALIQTVDFFPPMVDDPFTFGQIAAANALSDVYAMGGEPRIALNVVAFPNCLGAEVLGEMLAGGASKVKEAGAVLAGGHSINDEEPKYGLCVTGFVHPDRIWKNGGAQAGDVLLLTKPLGVGLVNTAVKAGMASEEAKRCAVESMSCLNKLAMEGLREVEVHSCTDVTGFGLAGHALETARASGVSLVIESGRLEVLPDALFYASMGLVPEGTYRNKAYNKKDVWLEDKVEEALEDLVFDPQTSGGLLVSLRREDAEAVLVKLEKAGYPLKAGIVGFVTDMQEKFLMIR from the coding sequence ATGAGTGCTGGGGTGAAGTTGACGGAGTTTTCTAAGAGTGCGGGGTGTGCGGCTAAGATTGGGCCGGGGATTTTGGCGGAGGTGGTGGGGAGACTGCCTGCGGTGATGGATGAGAATTTGTTGGTGGGGGTTGAGACGGCGGATGATGCGGCGGTGTATCGGGTTTCGGATGAGGTGGCTTTGATTCAGACAGTGGATTTTTTTCCGCCTATGGTGGATGATCCGTTTACGTTTGGACAGATCGCCGCGGCTAATGCGCTCAGTGATGTGTATGCTATGGGCGGGGAACCGAGGATTGCCTTGAATGTGGTGGCGTTTCCTAATTGCCTGGGGGCTGAGGTGCTGGGGGAGATGCTGGCAGGCGGGGCTTCTAAGGTGAAGGAGGCCGGGGCTGTGCTGGCAGGTGGGCATTCTATTAATGATGAGGAGCCTAAGTATGGGCTTTGCGTGACGGGTTTTGTGCATCCGGATAGGATTTGGAAGAATGGCGGGGCGCAGGCCGGTGATGTGCTTCTGCTGACAAAGCCTCTGGGAGTGGGGCTGGTCAATACGGCTGTGAAGGCTGGTATGGCTTCTGAGGAGGCGAAAAGGTGCGCGGTGGAGAGTATGAGCTGCCTGAATAAATTGGCGATGGAGGGGCTCAGAGAGGTTGAGGTGCATAGCTGTACGGATGTGACAGGATTTGGGCTTGCGGGACATGCGCTGGAGACTGCCAGGGCAAGCGGGGTTTCGCTTGTGATCGAGTCCGGCAGATTAGAAGTGCTGCCGGACGCTCTTTTTTATGCGTCTATGGGATTGGTCCCTGAGGGGACTTACAGGAATAAGGCGTATAATAAGAAGGATGTATGGCTGGAGGACAAGGTTGAGGAAGCTTTGGAGGATTTGGTCTTTGACCCGCAGACTTCCGGAGGGCTTTTGGTGAGCCTGAGAAGGGAGGACGCTGAGGCTGTGCTTGTTAAGCTTGAGAAAGCCGGGTATCCTTTGAAGGCTGGGATCGTGGGATTTGTGACGGATATGCAGGAGAAGTTCCTGATGATCCGATAG
- a CDS encoding ECF transporter S component produces MENKTKKIVMTALFAALACVATMSIRIPTPGTSGYIHPGDAIVILSGIILGPAYGFLAAGIGSCMADLLGGYFIYVPITFAIKGLVALFAALAYKKIAKDSKTAWAGVLTGGIIDMVLVAGGYCLCEFFLYGTAAFLSVPSNLIQGASGLILSLVLYPLLTAVPDIKRMIASA; encoded by the coding sequence ATGGAAAACAAAACAAAAAAGATTGTCATGACCGCACTTTTCGCAGCTCTGGCCTGTGTTGCCACCATGTCCATCCGCATTCCCACCCCCGGAACCAGCGGTTACATTCATCCGGGGGATGCCATTGTGATCCTTTCCGGGATCATCCTGGGTCCTGCCTACGGATTCCTGGCCGCCGGTATCGGTTCCTGCATGGCCGACCTTTTGGGGGGATATTTTATCTACGTCCCCATCACCTTTGCTATAAAAGGCCTGGTGGCACTGTTTGCTGCCCTTGCCTACAAAAAGATAGCCAAAGACAGTAAAACAGCCTGGGCAGGCGTCCTCACAGGAGGCATTATCGACATGGTGCTGGTTGCAGGGGGCTACTGCCTGTGTGAGTTCTTCCTGTACGGCACAGCCGCATTTTTAAGCGTGCCCTCCAATCTGATCCAGGGTGCCAGCGGTCTGATCCTCTCACTGGTCCTCTATCCGCTTCTCACTGCAGTACCGGATATCAAACGGATGATCGCCTCCGCGTAA
- a CDS encoding ATP-dependent DNA helicase — protein sequence MSEMKEVIRISVRYLVEFILRSGNLDNRRTVSADREAMRKGSKVHRKIQKQMGLSYRAEVPLLWEEEFEEFVVRLEGRADGIIEEKDGVTIDEIKGVYRDLEFLEEPVPVHRAQAMCYAYIYGTQKELERIGVQMTYCQLESEQVKRFREELSMSALKKWFSDLMAQYYKWAYFQYRRRIERRESMQGLEFPYEYREGQKELTAGVYHTLRNGKQLFIQAPTGIGKTMAALFPAVRAVGEGHGDKIFYLTAKTITRTVAEEAFSILKGKGLSYKTLTVTSKEKMCLMDEVECNPEKCPYAKGHFDRVNDAVYELLTEQDTYQREELLKQARKWQVCPFEMCLDTSTWVDAVICDYNYVFDPNVYLKRFFGDGVKGDYLFLIDEAHNLVDRGRNMYSAVLCKEDFLEVKKVVKEHSRKLEKILEKCNKVLLGYKRECQDEYRVMENIGVLALQLMNLLGEMENFLEREQEEKVRSTVLEFSFAVRHFLNMFDLLDENYVIYTHHGAEGRFYLTLFCVNPRVNLQECLNKGRGTVFFSATLLPLGYYRSLFSTREDDYAICAKSPFPRENLKLMIARDVSSKYTRRGEEEYGKLAQYILQTVTVKQGNYMVFFPSYRMLRDVYEIFEEKSSGMELQCMLQSGNMTEGEKEEFLERFEGEPDGTLVGFCVMGGIFSEGIDLTGEKLIGAILVGTGLPQVGYEREILKNYYDEKNRAGFEYAYRYPGMNKVLQSAGRVIRTKEDKGVVLLLDERFLQRAYRELFPEEWGGYEICSLEDERGRVERFWE from the coding sequence ATGAGTGAGATGAAGGAAGTGATTCGGATATCGGTTAGGTATTTGGTGGAGTTTATACTGCGCAGCGGGAATTTGGATAACCGGAGGACAGTGTCTGCGGACCGGGAGGCTATGAGGAAAGGAAGTAAGGTGCACCGGAAGATTCAGAAGCAGATGGGGTTGTCTTATCGGGCGGAGGTTCCGCTTTTGTGGGAAGAAGAATTTGAGGAGTTTGTTGTCCGGCTGGAAGGCAGGGCGGATGGTATTATAGAGGAAAAGGATGGGGTTACGATTGACGAGATTAAGGGTGTTTATCGAGACCTTGAATTTTTGGAAGAGCCTGTGCCGGTTCATCGGGCACAGGCTATGTGTTATGCTTATATTTATGGGACGCAGAAGGAATTGGAACGGATTGGGGTGCAGATGACGTATTGTCAGCTGGAGTCAGAACAGGTGAAACGGTTTCGGGAAGAGTTGTCCATGTCTGCGCTGAAAAAGTGGTTCTCGGATTTGATGGCGCAGTATTATAAGTGGGCTTATTTTCAGTATAGAAGAAGGATTGAGCGCAGGGAATCTATGCAGGGATTGGAGTTTCCTTATGAATATCGGGAGGGGCAGAAGGAACTGACTGCTGGGGTTTACCATACGCTCAGGAATGGGAAACAGTTGTTTATTCAGGCGCCTACAGGGATTGGAAAGACTATGGCGGCCCTTTTTCCAGCAGTGCGGGCTGTGGGGGAGGGACATGGGGATAAGATTTTTTATCTGACGGCTAAGACGATCACCAGGACTGTGGCGGAGGAGGCGTTTTCTATTTTGAAGGGCAAGGGATTGTCCTATAAAACCCTTACGGTCACCTCTAAGGAGAAGATGTGTCTCATGGATGAGGTGGAGTGTAATCCGGAAAAGTGTCCTTATGCTAAGGGGCATTTTGACAGGGTAAATGATGCTGTGTATGAATTGCTGACAGAACAGGATACTTATCAGAGAGAGGAACTGCTTAAACAGGCCCGGAAGTGGCAGGTGTGTCCTTTTGAAATGTGTCTGGATACCTCTACCTGGGTGGATGCAGTGATCTGTGATTATAATTATGTGTTTGATCCGAATGTGTATCTGAAGCGGTTTTTTGGGGACGGGGTGAAGGGGGATTATCTGTTTTTGATTGATGAGGCACATAACCTGGTGGACAGAGGGCGGAATATGTACAGCGCTGTTCTGTGTAAAGAGGATTTTCTGGAAGTTAAGAAGGTGGTGAAGGAGCACAGCAGGAAACTGGAAAAGATCCTGGAAAAGTGTAATAAGGTTTTGCTGGGATATAAGAGGGAGTGTCAGGATGAGTACCGGGTGATGGAGAATATAGGGGTACTGGCACTGCAGCTTATGAATCTTTTAGGGGAGATGGAAAACTTCCTGGAGAGGGAGCAGGAGGAAAAGGTGCGCAGTACGGTGCTGGAATTTTCTTTTGCAGTGCGTCATTTTTTGAATATGTTTGATCTGCTGGATGAGAATTATGTAATTTATACGCATCATGGGGCAGAGGGGAGGTTTTATCTGACTCTGTTTTGCGTAAATCCAAGGGTGAATCTTCAGGAATGCCTGAACAAAGGGAGAGGGACCGTATTTTTTTCGGCCACGCTTCTGCCTTTGGGATATTACAGGTCGCTTTTCAGCACAAGGGAGGATGATTATGCCATCTGTGCCAAATCCCCGTTTCCCAGGGAGAATCTGAAGCTTATGATCGCAAGGGATGTGAGCAGTAAATATACCAGACGCGGGGAGGAGGAGTATGGGAAGCTGGCACAGTATATTCTGCAGACGGTGACTGTCAAGCAGGGAAATTATATGGTGTTTTTTCCTTCTTACAGGATGCTGCGGGATGTGTATGAGATTTTTGAGGAGAAGAGTTCAGGGATGGAGCTGCAGTGTATGCTGCAGTCCGGGAATATGACTGAGGGGGAGAAGGAAGAGTTTCTGGAACGGTTTGAGGGGGAACCGGATGGGACGCTGGTGGGATTTTGTGTGATGGGTGGGATTTTTTCGGAAGGGATAGATCTGACAGGGGAGAAGTTGATCGGGGCAATTCTGGTGGGAACCGGACTGCCGCAGGTGGGATATGAGAGGGAGATATTGAAGAATTATTACGATGAGAAGAACAGGGCCGGGTTTGAGTACGCGTATCGGTATCCGGGAATGAATAAAGTGCTGCAGTCTGCAGGAAGGGTGATTCGGACGAAAGAGGATAAAGGGGTGGTGCTGCTTTTGGATGAAAGGTTTTTGCAGAGGGCTTATAGGGAGTTGTTTCCGGAGGAATGGGGAGGGTATGAGATTTGTTCGTTGGAGGATGAGAGGGGGAGGGTGGAGCGATTTTGGGAGTGA
- a CDS encoding metallophosphoesterase, which translates to MLAIILAPFYLLINFYVVRWIIRWTGACHRHLKSRPFRAVFLSIYIFMCLTPLTSYLVSANPWHSYLKRLFNYWLGTFLYIVLIILIFDLGRFLLKHTRWIKNETLALRRTFVISGGAAACLIIGLSAYGIIHEHRVYVNHYEAKVEKSGGRLDHLRIALTADLHLGYSIGTYHVKSMVDKINAENVDLVCIAGDFFDNEYDAVLYPEKTISILKKIKSTYGVYACWGNHDFKEKLLAGFTVPVKNGQHTDTRMDDFLKKSGIRLLDDKSVLIDDSFYLTGRKDPQRSKKMKENRLSPEDLLKDLDHDKPILVIDHQPKQLQELADAGCDIDLSGHTHDGQMFPGNLTTKLMWENSCGELKKDNMYSYVTSGVGIWGPAMRVGTDAEVMIIDVYFSE; encoded by the coding sequence ATGCTGGCTATCATACTTGCCCCATTTTATCTTTTGATCAATTTCTATGTTGTCCGCTGGATCATCCGCTGGACAGGTGCCTGCCACAGGCATTTGAAATCCAGGCCGTTCCGTGCGGTTTTCCTTTCCATTTATATTTTCATGTGCCTGACGCCCCTGACCTCTTATCTGGTCTCTGCCAATCCCTGGCACAGTTATCTGAAGCGCCTTTTCAATTACTGGCTGGGCACATTTTTATATATTGTACTTATCATCCTTATCTTCGACCTGGGAAGATTCCTGTTAAAACATACAAGATGGATAAAAAATGAAACCCTTGCCCTGCGCCGCACTTTTGTCATAAGCGGCGGTGCCGCGGCCTGCCTGATCATCGGCCTGAGCGCCTATGGGATCATCCATGAACACCGGGTCTATGTAAACCACTATGAAGCCAAAGTGGAAAAATCCGGCGGCAGACTGGACCATCTGCGGATCGCCCTGACTGCAGACCTGCATCTGGGCTACAGCATCGGCACATACCATGTGAAATCCATGGTGGACAAAATAAACGCTGAAAACGTGGACCTGGTCTGCATTGCCGGCGACTTCTTCGACAACGAATATGACGCTGTACTGTACCCGGAAAAAACCATTTCCATCTTAAAGAAAATAAAGAGCACCTACGGCGTATATGCCTGCTGGGGCAACCATGACTTTAAAGAAAAGCTCCTTGCCGGCTTTACCGTACCCGTCAAAAACGGACAGCACACAGATACCCGGATGGATGACTTCCTGAAAAAATCCGGAATCCGGCTCCTGGATGACAAGTCTGTCCTCATTGACGACTCCTTCTATCTGACAGGCCGTAAAGACCCCCAGCGTTCCAAAAAAATGAAGGAAAACCGACTCTCACCGGAGGACCTTTTAAAAGACCTGGACCATGACAAGCCCATACTGGTCATTGACCACCAGCCCAAACAGCTCCAGGAACTGGCAGACGCCGGCTGCGACATAGACCTCTCCGGCCACACCCACGACGGACAGATGTTCCCGGGCAATCTGACCACAAAACTCATGTGGGAAAACTCCTGCGGAGAGCTGAAAAAGGATAATATGTACTCCTATGTCACCTCCGGCGTGGGGATCTGGGGTCCTGCCATGCGTGTGGGAACAGACGCTGAGGTCATGATCATTGACGTATACTTTTCAGAATAA
- a CDS encoding metal-sensing transcriptional repressor: MEETKHVHTHSLPDGTVIEHVHEDAGTQGHGHPHSHTHTHTHTKAVLNRLSRAIGHLESIRRMVEDGRDCSEVLIQLSAVKAAINNTGKVILQDHIEHCIVDAVESGDKEALEELNKAIDRFMK, from the coding sequence ATGGAAGAGACGAAACATGTCCATACACATAGTCTTCCTGACGGAACAGTGATTGAGCATGTGCATGAAGATGCCGGCACACAGGGACACGGACACCCCCATTCCCATACGCATACCCACACCCATACGAAGGCAGTGCTGAACCGTTTGTCAAGAGCGATCGGTCATCTGGAATCAATCCGCCGTATGGTGGAGGACGGCAGGGACTGCAGTGAAGTGCTCATACAGCTCTCGGCAGTGAAGGCGGCGATCAACAATACCGGAAAGGTGATTCTGCAGGATCACATTGAGCACTGTATCGTGGATGCAGTGGAGAGCGGGGATAAAGAAGCCCTGGAAGAATTAAATAAAGCCATTGACAGGTTTATGAAATAA
- a CDS encoding aminotransferase class V-fold PLP-dependent enzyme produces the protein MIYLDNAATTLRKPECVRKAVYEAMGTLGNYGRGGHGITLETSRKIYEAREAIAGFFGFGDPSGVAFTCNATEALNTVIRGMFDPGEHVVTTALEHNSVLRPLYEMEKAGVLVTVLPADEKGNISYEEMEQAIGEKTRAVVCTHASNVTGNMLDIERIGKLCRRKGILFVLDASQTAGAVPVQMEKCGIDVLCFTGHKGLMGPQGTGGICVREGVEIRPLKAGGSGIHSFEREHPGIMPGRLEAGTLNGHGIMGLLSAVEYVKQAGVENIGAHEQKLARAFYEGVREIPGVKVYGDFEKKERAAIVALNIGEYDSAQVSDELSCTYEIYARSGAHCAPLMHQAMGTQEQGAVRFSFSWFNTLEEVEQTVRVLRELAAE, from the coding sequence ATGATTTATCTGGATAATGCGGCAACTACACTGAGGAAACCGGAATGTGTGAGAAAGGCTGTCTATGAGGCTATGGGCACCCTTGGAAATTATGGGAGGGGTGGCCATGGGATCACCCTTGAGACGTCCAGGAAGATTTATGAGGCCAGGGAGGCCATTGCGGGATTTTTTGGATTTGGTGATCCTTCCGGTGTGGCGTTTACCTGTAATGCCACGGAGGCATTGAATACAGTGATCCGGGGGATGTTTGATCCCGGAGAGCATGTGGTGACTACCGCGCTGGAACATAATTCGGTTCTCAGACCCTTGTATGAGATGGAAAAAGCAGGGGTTCTGGTGACGGTTCTTCCGGCAGATGAAAAAGGAAATATTTCTTATGAGGAGATGGAACAGGCCATTGGGGAGAAGACCAGGGCCGTGGTGTGCACCCATGCTTCTAATGTTACGGGAAATATGCTGGATATAGAAAGGATTGGAAAGCTTTGCCGCAGAAAAGGGATTCTTTTTGTCCTGGATGCGTCTCAGACTGCGGGAGCGGTGCCTGTTCAGATGGAAAAATGCGGAATAGATGTGCTTTGTTTTACCGGACATAAGGGGCTTATGGGGCCTCAGGGAACAGGTGGGATCTGCGTGCGGGAAGGGGTGGAGATTCGCCCTTTAAAAGCAGGAGGCAGCGGAATCCATTCTTTTGAACGGGAGCATCCGGGGATCATGCCGGGCAGGCTGGAAGCGGGAACGCTGAATGGGCACGGAATCATGGGCCTGTTAAGCGCTGTGGAGTATGTGAAACAGGCAGGCGTGGAAAATATCGGTGCCCATGAACAGAAGCTTGCCCGTGCGTTCTATGAAGGTGTGCGGGAAATACCAGGCGTTAAGGTGTACGGGGATTTTGAGAAAAAGGAGAGAGCTGCGATTGTGGCTCTCAATATAGGAGAATATGATTCGGCACAGGTAAGTGATGAACTGTCCTGTACTTATGAGATCTATGCCCGGTCCGGGGCACACTGCGCGCCGCTGATGCATCAGGCAATGGGAACGCAGGAGCAGGGGGCCGTTCGTTTTTCTTTTTCCTGGTTTAATACTTTGGAGGAAGTGGAGCAGACCGTAAGAGTATTGAGGGAACTGGCAGCAGAATGA
- a CDS encoding DNA polymerase Y family protein produces MENIIFHIDVNSAFLSWEAVYRLENGGTVDLRSIPSAVGGDRSKRRGIILAKSIPAKAFGVRTGEPIVDAMRKCPSLTIIPSHHGMYRVFSGKFMDILREYTPDVEKYSIDEAFMNMTGMERLLGEPVAFAHRLKDRIKTELGFTVNIGISSNKLLAKMASDFQKPDRVHTLFPEEIPEKMWPLPVSELLFVGKSTENTLKKLGIYTIGDLAAADVEILRHHLKKHGEAIWNFANGRDSAVVESVQEDNKGYGNSTTIAFNVVDEETAKQVLLSLCETVASRLRSDGMKAEVVSITIKDHELQSVSHQMVLNAPTNITSELYHQACRLFDELWDGAPIRLLGVRTSRVSREESGRQLSLFDHTDYDKLEKMDQAVDEIRKKFGTGAVMRASFLKQPIENMAGGHPEGKLPAPEVSAAEGLSLNWKQKENEEKNKRDE; encoded by the coding sequence TTGGAGAACATCATTTTTCATATTGATGTAAACAGTGCGTTTCTTTCCTGGGAGGCTGTTTACAGGCTTGAAAACGGAGGGACTGTGGATCTTCGCAGCATTCCGAGTGCAGTGGGAGGGGACAGGTCAAAAAGGCGGGGGATCATCCTGGCAAAATCCATTCCTGCCAAAGCCTTTGGTGTCAGGACAGGGGAGCCTATTGTGGACGCCATGCGGAAATGCCCATCCCTGACTATTATCCCTTCCCATCACGGAATGTACCGGGTGTTTTCGGGAAAGTTTATGGATATCCTGAGAGAATACACACCAGATGTGGAAAAATACAGCATTGACGAGGCGTTTATGAATATGACAGGGATGGAGCGGCTGCTGGGGGAACCGGTGGCATTTGCGCACCGGCTCAAAGACCGCATCAAGACAGAACTGGGGTTTACAGTGAATATCGGAATCTCCAGCAATAAGCTGCTGGCAAAAATGGCCTCTGATTTCCAGAAGCCAGACAGAGTCCACACGCTGTTTCCGGAGGAGATTCCCGAGAAGATGTGGCCTCTTCCCGTATCGGAACTGCTGTTTGTAGGCAAATCCACGGAAAACACTTTAAAGAAGCTGGGGATCTATACCATTGGGGACCTGGCTGCCGCGGATGTGGAGATTCTGCGGCATCATCTGAAAAAGCACGGGGAGGCTATCTGGAATTTTGCCAACGGCAGGGACAGCGCTGTGGTGGAATCCGTGCAGGAGGATAATAAGGGGTACGGCAACAGTACGACCATAGCTTTTAATGTGGTGGATGAGGAGACCGCAAAACAGGTGCTGCTATCCCTTTGTGAGACAGTGGCCTCCCGGCTGCGCAGTGACGGTATGAAGGCTGAGGTGGTGTCCATCACCATTAAGGATCATGAACTGCAGTCAGTCTCCCACCAGATGGTGCTGAATGCCCCCACCAATATCACCTCAGAGCTTTATCATCAGGCCTGCAGGCTGTTTGATGAACTGTGGGACGGAGCGCCCATCCGTCTTCTGGGGGTGCGGACCAGCCGTGTTTCCAGGGAGGAGAGCGGCAGGCAGTTGTCCTTGTTTGATCACACGGATTATGATAAACTGGAGAAAATGGACCAGGCTGTTGATGAGATCCGCAAAAAATTCGGAACAGGGGCGGTCATGCGGGCTTCTTTCCTGAAGCAGCCCATCGAAAATATGGCGGGAGGTCATCCGGAAGGAAAACTTCCGGCTCCTGAGGTGAGCGCTGCGGAGGGGCTTTCCCTAAACTGGAAGCAGAAAGAAAATGAGGAGAAGAACAAGCGGGATGAGTGA
- a CDS encoding ubiquinone biosynthesis protein UbiE → MSEIVEEFVNGYCKNYDMARSAICEFVQNEDGLHFDRIDCDYGACPHSKNCEMMKQVFAMEAEK, encoded by the coding sequence ATGAGTGAGATAGTGGAGGAATTTGTAAACGGATACTGTAAGAATTACGATATGGCAAGGAGTGCCATATGCGAATTCGTACAGAATGAAGACGGCCTGCATTTTGACAGGATTGACTGTGATTACGGTGCATGTCCCCACAGCAAGAACTGTGAGATGATGAAACAGGTTTTTGCAATGGAAGCAGAAAAATAA
- a CDS encoding GNAT family N-acetyltransferase — MLTIRDIREEDRDIFFKMEKEFYGGEACMHTVPQEHFEATLKECLRSREYARVLMLEDESGVVGYLLLAFTFSNEAGGLTVWLEELYFMENARGKGYGSEVFAWIEQEYSHAKRFRLEATYSNERAIALYERLGYEELHYFQMIKDL; from the coding sequence ATGCTGACGATCAGAGATATCAGAGAGGAAGACAGAGACATATTCTTTAAGATGGAAAAGGAGTTTTACGGCGGTGAAGCCTGTATGCATACAGTACCTCAGGAGCATTTTGAAGCAACCCTGAAGGAATGTTTAAGAAGCAGGGAATATGCCAGGGTTTTGATGCTGGAGGATGAAAGCGGTGTGGTCGGATACCTGCTTCTCGCTTTTACTTTCAGTAATGAGGCAGGTGGTCTCACGGTGTGGCTGGAGGAACTGTACTTTATGGAAAATGCCAGAGGAAAGGGATACGGAAGTGAAGTCTTTGCCTGGATCGAACAGGAGTATTCCCATGCCAAGAGATTCCGTCTGGAAGCCACATACAGCAACGAGAGAGCGATCGCGCTGTATGAGAGGCTTGGATATGAGGAGCTGCATTATTTCCAGATGATAAAAGACTTGTAG
- a CDS encoding xanthine phosphoribosyltransferase — protein sequence MQLLKERILKDGTVKPGNILKVDSFLNHQMDIPFINEIGKEFKRRFAGSPITKILTIEASGIGIACIVAQYFGVPVVFAKKAQSLNLDGEMYTTKVQSFTHKKVYDVILSKKFLQPEDHVLIIDDFLANGCALQGLIEIVDTAGATLEGAGIVIEKGFQHGGDALREKGIRVESLAIVDSMSNDSLTFRA from the coding sequence ATGCAGCTTTTAAAAGAGCGTATTCTAAAAGACGGCACGGTAAAGCCGGGTAATATACTGAAGGTGGACAGTTTCCTGAATCACCAGATGGACATACCATTCATCAACGAGATCGGCAAAGAGTTCAAACGCAGATTTGCCGGCTCCCCTATCACAAAGATTCTTACCATCGAAGCCTCCGGCATTGGCATTGCCTGTATTGTGGCACAGTATTTCGGCGTCCCGGTGGTCTTTGCAAAAAAAGCCCAGAGCCTGAACCTGGACGGTGAAATGTATACGACCAAAGTCCAGTCCTTTACCCATAAAAAAGTTTATGATGTGATATTATCAAAAAAATTCCTGCAGCCGGAAGACCATGTACTGATCATTGACGATTTCCTGGCTAACGGATGCGCACTCCAGGGTCTCATCGAAATAGTGGATACAGCCGGAGCAACTCTGGAAGGAGCCGGTATAGTCATTGAAAAGGGCTTTCAGCACGGTGGCGACGCGCTGAGAGAAAAAGGCATCCGTGTGGAGTCCCTGGCAATTGTGGATTCCATGAGCAATGATTCCCTCACCTTCCGCGCATAG